One window of Pseudochaenichthys georgianus chromosome 18, fPseGeo1.2, whole genome shotgun sequence genomic DNA carries:
- the peli3 gene encoding E3 ubiquitin-protein ligase pellino homolog 1, which produces MTIGRSTESMIDFVVTDTAGSSSGQGGGAAGEGGGGGQSAQSTISRYACRIMCERSAPYTARIYAAGFDSSKNIFLGERAAKWRTSDGLMDGLTTNGVLVMHPAGEFVSEPAPGVWREISVCGNVFALRETRSAQQRGKLVENESNTLQDGSLIDLCGATLLWRTPAGLRHTPTLKQLESLRQELNAARPQCPVGFNTLAFPSLAQREIVDKKQPWVYVNCGHVHGYHNWGYRKEKGPAGPGGTAPASTGERECPMCRRVGPYVPLWLGCEGGLYLDAGPPTHAFCPCGHVCSEKTVVGWSQIPLPHGTHAFHAACPFCGTWLTGEQGHIKLIFQGPVD; this is translated from the exons ATGACT ATCGGCCGGTCCACAGAGAGCATGATCGACTTCGTGGTGACGGACACGGCGGGGAGCAGCAGCGGTCAGGGCGGGGGTGCagcgggggaggggggggggggaggccaGTCGGCGCAGAGCACCATCTCCCGCTACGCCTGCCGCATCATGTGTGAGCGCAGCGCCCCCTACACCGCCCGCATCTACGCCGCCGGCTTCGACTCCTCCAAGAACATCTTCCTGGGG GAACGGGCGGCCAAATGGAGGACGTCGGACGGCTTGATGGACGGCCTGACCACCAACGGGGTTCTGGTGATGCACCCGGCGGGGGAGTTTGTGTCTGAGCCGGCTCCGGGCGTCTGGAGGGAAATCTCAGTCTGTGGAAACGTCTTCGCCCTGAGGGAGACTCGCTCAGCGCAGCAGAGGGGCAAACTG GTGGAAAATGAGTCCAACACCCTCCAGGATGGATCTCTGATTGATCTATGTGGGGCCACCCTGCTGTGGAGGACCCCCGCTGGACTGCGCCACACCCCCACCCTCAAACAGCTGGAGTCCCTTCGCCAGGAGCTGAACGCCGCCCGGCCCCAGTGTCCGGTGGGCTTCAACACGCTGGCCTTCCCGAGTCTGGCCCAGCGCGAGATCGTGGACAAGAAGCAGCCCTGGGTCTACGTCAACTGTGGCCACGTGCACGGCTACCACAACTGGGGCTACCGCAAGGAGAAGGGCCCTGCTGGACCCGGGGGCACTGCACCCGCCAGCACCGGGGAGAGGGAGTGCCCCATGTGCCGGAGAGTGGGCCCCTATGTTCCCCTGTGGCTGGGCTGTGAGGGAGGATTGTACCTGGACGCCGGGCCCCCCACTCACGCTTTCTGCCCCTGCGGCCATGTATGCTCAGAAAAGACTGTGGTGGGGTGGAGCCAGATCCCGTTGCCCCACGGCACCCATGCCTTCCATGCTGCCTGCCCCTTCTGTGGTACCTGGTTGACAGGGGAGCAGGGCCACATCAAACTCATCTTCCAGGGCCCCGTCGACTGA